In Sinorhizobium numidicum, the following proteins share a genomic window:
- a CDS encoding ferritin-like domain-containing protein, which translates to MRTATEHLQTWLKDAHAMEEQAITMLSNQSRRLKNYPQLKARIDKHLEETRDQVAMIEHCLERVDGGASTLKDLGGKIVAFGQGLSGHFVSDEVVKGSLTGYTFEHMEIATYKILIAAAEYAGDRETKRVCETILQQEMAMADWLSQHSTAITRAFLGRVDHNLTAKH; encoded by the coding sequence ATGCGTACCGCGACAGAACATTTGCAGACCTGGCTCAAGGACGCGCATGCAATGGAAGAGCAGGCGATCACCATGCTCAGCAATCAGTCCAGGCGGCTGAAAAACTATCCGCAGCTCAAAGCCAGGATAGACAAGCATTTGGAGGAAACGCGCGACCAGGTGGCGATGATTGAACACTGCCTCGAGCGGGTCGACGGCGGAGCTTCGACCCTTAAGGACCTCGGCGGCAAGATCGTGGCCTTCGGACAGGGCTTGAGCGGCCATTTCGTCAGCGACGAGGTCGTGAAAGGATCGCTCACCGGCTATACGTTCGAGCACATGGAAATCGCAACCTACAAGATCCTGATTGCCGCGGCCGAATATGCTGGCGACCGGGAAACAAAACGCGTCTGCGAAACCATTCTCCAGCAGGAGATGGCGATGGCCGATTGGCTTAGTCAGCATTCCACTGCGATCACCCGGGCATTCTTGGGCCGAGTCGATCACAATCTCACCGCAAAACATTAA